From Parasphaerochaeta coccoides DSM 17374, a single genomic window includes:
- a CDS encoding DUF1538 domain-containing protein yields the protein MLGTLKESAQAVIPISLIVLLLHLTIAPLPFWSFILFITGGVVMILGMSLFSLGADMAMMPIGQAIGTELTKSRKLWLILISGLFLGMIVTIAEPDVQVLASQVASIVSRPVMIGAVAVGVGIFLALALLRIILQFSLAKLFIIAYILVFIAAAFTSPDLLGVAFDSSGVTTGPITVPFILALGAGVSAVRGGKSSEEDSFGLCALCSIGPILAVSILGILSKAGLSESYPAATLSEVAAFPEMIAEYWLEIQGSFIDVLTVLTPILVIFLILQVFKLKLSRNRLLRIVAGLVYTLIGLTIFLAGVNVGFMPIGTYLGHSLASGSYSWILLPLSAFLGFFVVFAEPAVHVLNKQVEELTGGNISQRVMMIGLAIGVSLSMVFATMRIIFNISIWWFLAPGFGSALILMCFTPKIFTAVSFDSGGVAAGTMAAAFILPFYIGIADALGGNVMTDAFGVIGLVAMMPIVVILVIGLVYKIKTDKAQKHHQSHKEHKETVHS from the coding sequence ATGCTGGGAACACTGAAAGAATCCGCACAAGCTGTCATACCAATTTCACTTATCGTCCTCTTGCTTCATCTTACGATTGCCCCGTTACCCTTCTGGTCGTTCATCCTGTTCATCACAGGCGGAGTCGTGATGATTCTGGGAATGTCATTGTTCTCCCTGGGAGCTGATATGGCAATGATGCCAATAGGACAGGCCATAGGAACGGAGCTGACGAAATCACGCAAGCTCTGGCTCATCCTTATCAGTGGACTTTTCCTCGGCATGATTGTCACCATCGCGGAACCGGACGTACAGGTGCTTGCCTCCCAAGTGGCATCCATAGTGAGCCGCCCCGTGATGATCGGCGCAGTGGCCGTCGGAGTAGGCATATTCCTTGCCCTTGCCCTGCTGCGCATCATCCTCCAGTTTTCTTTGGCCAAGCTTTTCATCATAGCCTACATTCTGGTATTCATTGCCGCAGCGTTCACATCCCCTGACCTCTTGGGCGTCGCGTTCGACAGCAGCGGAGTGACCACAGGACCAATCACAGTACCCTTCATCCTTGCCTTGGGTGCCGGTGTGTCCGCCGTGCGGGGAGGAAAGTCCTCCGAAGAAGACAGCTTCGGACTCTGCGCCCTTTGCTCAATCGGTCCCATCCTTGCCGTTTCCATCCTGGGCATATTGTCCAAGGCTGGTCTGTCGGAATCCTATCCCGCCGCCACGCTCTCGGAAGTCGCTGCATTCCCGGAAATGATTGCCGAATACTGGCTCGAAATACAGGGAAGTTTCATTGACGTTCTGACCGTCCTTACCCCGATTCTGGTCATTTTCCTGATTCTACAGGTTTTCAAGCTGAAACTTTCACGCAACCGTCTGCTGCGAATCGTCGCCGGACTTGTCTATACGCTCATTGGCCTGACCATATTCCTTGCAGGAGTAAACGTCGGCTTCATGCCAATCGGCACATACTTGGGACATTCCCTCGCGTCCGGCTCCTACAGCTGGATTCTTCTGCCTCTCAGCGCATTCCTCGGTTTCTTTGTGGTGTTTGCGGAGCCTGCCGTCCACGTCCTGAACAAACAGGTCGAAGAACTCACCGGCGGCAATATCTCACAGAGAGTCATGATGATTGGGCTGGCCATTGGCGTCAGTCTCTCCATGGTATTCGCCACCATGCGCATCATCTTCAATATCAGCATCTGGTGGTTCCTGGCACCGGGTTTCGGCTCGGCTCTCATCCTCATGTGCTTTACCCCAAAGATATTCACCGCCGTTTCCTTTGATTCCGGCGGCGTCGCCGCCGGAACCATGGCCGCCGCGTTCATCCTGCCCTTCTATATCGGCATAGCCGATGCCTTGGGAGGCAACGTGATGACAGATGCCTTCGGCGTCATTGGCTTGGTTGCCATGATGCCCATTGTAGTCATCCTTGTCATAGGATTGGTTTATAAGATAAAGACGGACAAAGCACAGAAGCATCACCAGAGCCATAAAGAGCATAAAGAAACCGTCCATTCCTAA
- a CDS encoding MFS transporter, producing MTDKKSWKPWEIYGGLPREVYVLFAATTINGIGTFVFPFMVLYLTTKLGYSDAAAGIFLTTASAMYIPGSALGSKLADTYGRKKVMITFQVLASLSFLACGFMGTSQYVPWIIMLNLFFDGACDPARSALQTDVTNLKNRQTSFALTYLGHNLGYMVGPMIAGFLFYSAPQWLFFGNGIVGLISIILVAIFIPESKPSAVVLEQSLHSDSIDKAERGGLFRALLTRPRLIFTALSFAFLGLAYSMSLFALPLTTVRTFGTSGASLYGTIMSLNAIVVVIGNPIIIQLIRSRNKLGNLSIGGLFYVVGFTLMGYVTQIWMYYVLAVVYTIGEIISATNVHTYIADHTPMSHRSRFSAIMPVIMGTGSAVAPMLAGSLSAAYGLQSVWPVIGCAGLIGSTGYFILYLIDRRKSGARV from the coding sequence ATGACGGACAAGAAAAGTTGGAAGCCATGGGAGATATACGGAGGCTTGCCCCGTGAGGTGTACGTTCTCTTTGCCGCGACCACAATCAATGGCATAGGGACGTTCGTATTTCCCTTCATGGTGCTTTACCTGACGACCAAGCTAGGCTATAGCGACGCCGCGGCAGGCATTTTCCTGACTACCGCAAGTGCCATGTACATACCGGGATCAGCCTTGGGAAGCAAGCTGGCCGATACATACGGAAGAAAGAAGGTCATGATTACCTTCCAGGTACTGGCATCTTTGTCTTTCCTCGCCTGCGGTTTCATGGGGACTTCCCAGTATGTACCATGGATCATCATGCTCAACCTGTTCTTCGATGGAGCCTGTGACCCTGCCCGTAGTGCGCTTCAGACGGATGTGACGAACCTAAAGAACCGTCAGACATCTTTTGCGCTCACCTACCTTGGACACAATCTCGGATACATGGTCGGCCCTATGATAGCCGGTTTCCTTTTCTACTCGGCTCCCCAGTGGTTATTCTTTGGAAACGGAATCGTCGGGCTGATTTCCATAATCCTCGTAGCAATCTTTATTCCTGAATCCAAACCGAGTGCGGTTGTGCTTGAACAAAGCCTCCATTCAGATTCCATTGACAAAGCGGAGAGAGGCGGGCTGTTTCGCGCTTTGCTCACCCGTCCCCGGCTCATCTTCACCGCTTTGAGCTTTGCGTTCCTCGGACTGGCCTACAGCATGTCCCTGTTCGCCCTTCCTTTGACGACCGTCCGTACTTTCGGCACTTCCGGAGCATCACTATACGGTACAATCATGTCTCTGAATGCCATTGTGGTGGTCATCGGGAATCCCATCATCATCCAACTCATCCGTTCCCGGAACAAACTGGGGAACCTGTCAATAGGAGGGTTGTTCTATGTTGTTGGCTTCACCTTGATGGGCTATGTCACCCAGATATGGATGTACTACGTCCTTGCTGTAGTCTACACCATTGGGGAAATCATCTCCGCTACGAATGTACATACGTACATCGCCGACCACACCCCGATGAGCCACCGTTCCCGCTTCTCCGCCATCATGCCGGTCATCATGGGAACAGGCAGCGCGGTCGCCCCCATGCTGGCTGGATCCTTGAGCGCGGCATACGGTTTGCAAAGCGTCTGGCCAGTCATCGGATGCGCCGGTCTCATAGGGAGTACGGGGTATTTCATCCTCTATCTCATTGACAGGCGGAAAAGCGGCGCAAGAGTCTGA
- a CDS encoding Cof-type HAD-IIB family hydrolase, with protein sequence MSHFKLLCLDIDGTLHDSQHIITPAVRTAVRWAREKKNIIVALTSGRIPSNLAMEQKELGIDGPLVSYGGAYVSDGEQVLLSRTISPSVARRSIAYAHEKGLTAFLYRGACWYAEKRDWCYDYAEHVTRIPGKIVNFDSILEQWELEDHLPNKVLLMSLDTSLVSTGFSELSLEFTEDEAFPMLSGPRYLEIMPPHTDKGTGVRRLMEYLGINSPQVMSIGDYYNDLGMFRDSGFAVAMGNAPQEVKDAADYVTASNDDDGVAAAIMKLLLDEK encoded by the coding sequence ATGTCTCATTTCAAACTACTCTGTCTGGACATTGACGGAACATTGCATGATTCACAACATATTATCACCCCGGCAGTCCGTACTGCGGTACGTTGGGCGCGTGAGAAAAAAAATATCATCGTTGCGCTGACTTCCGGACGTATCCCTTCCAACCTTGCCATGGAACAGAAAGAACTGGGCATAGACGGGCCATTGGTATCCTACGGCGGAGCATACGTGAGTGACGGTGAGCAGGTTCTTCTTTCCCGCACGATTTCCCCTTCCGTCGCACGGAGAAGCATTGCATATGCCCATGAAAAAGGACTGACAGCCTTTCTTTATAGAGGCGCCTGTTGGTACGCGGAGAAACGGGACTGGTGTTACGACTATGCGGAACATGTTACACGGATTCCGGGGAAAATAGTCAATTTCGACAGCATCCTTGAGCAATGGGAACTGGAAGACCATTTACCTAATAAAGTTCTGCTTATGAGCCTTGACACATCCTTGGTAAGCACGGGGTTTTCTGAATTGTCACTGGAATTTACGGAAGATGAGGCATTTCCCATGCTTTCAGGTCCACGCTATTTGGAAATCATGCCTCCCCATACTGACAAAGGGACGGGAGTCCGTCGCCTGATGGAATATTTGGGAATAAATTCCCCCCAAGTCATGTCCATTGGAGACTATTATAATGATTTGGGCATGTTCCGTGATTCAGGGTTTGCCGTAGCAATGGGCAATGCACCGCAGGAAGTAAAAGATGCCGCTGACTATGTGACGGCATCAAATGATGACGATGGCGTGGCAGCGGCCATCATGAAGCTGTTGCTGGATGAAAAATGA
- a CDS encoding InlB B-repeat-containing protein, which translates to MRKNASVFVSIFLMLFVFVACSGEVEVPHASNVRFTTEIGRKVMADSAWQAGDEVGIYMVEHGALAASDTRANKAYRADASSPISGFSPVDDANTLTWDDFAAGADSTFDFISYYPYVSSISDTSALPIDVYPDFGEQDTGKADFLWGHTDTVQNNTPMVQLKLDHILSHVVVNIAPSDSIDKAIITEDGATLTATVKGVTTHAAINLNTGTVTPRGDDAASIHMKDISDTLSQADQNAGKRRFEAVLIPMAHTRELLDALELEFVLTDARGSSTTYTWTPSSVAENKETLIHFDAGKQHVYNMMLTTTTSHVAVAAIDMGIVAWDDCARENWEDATSYSISFDANGAVSGDEPERVVTYEGCKITLPGSGTLEKSGYFFAGWNTEADGSGTQYAAGDTFMIPGQDVTLYAIWVEKNQYSISFDASGATGGSSPGRMYAHEGSQLTLPGNGTLEKSGYFFAGWNTEIDGSRDSYAAGDSFVIPGQDVTLYAIWVENQYSVSFDGNGATSGDEPERVVTYKGCKVTLPTPGTLEKDIHYFYGWNTEIDSSGDSYVAGESFTMPADDVTLYAQWLVKIKAVSAGDYYTIILKMDGTLWATGQNTYGQLGDGTLINRYTPVQVKASTTLNDFMTDVVAVSTGERHTMILKKDGTLWATGKNYFGQLGLGSQEPDRSTPTQVTFMGTDVAAVSTGHSYTMILKKDDTLWATGFNSYGQLGDGTTSNRTSPVQVKASTTLNDFMTDVAAVSTGDDHTMILKKDGTLWAIGRNYSGQLGDDTQTDRSTPVQVTSMGTDVAAVSAGGNHTLILKKDGTLWVTGYNGFGQLGDSTTDNRNMPVQVKGSGGVGFMTDVKAASAGMYHTMILKKDGTLWATGGNEFGQLGLGDSGSETSRSIPVQITSMGNDVADVSTGRFHTMILKKDGTLWATGRNNFAQLGNGGDTSVRTTPVQIIF; encoded by the coding sequence GTGAGAAAGAACGCTAGTGTGTTCGTAAGCATCTTCCTGATGCTTTTCGTTTTTGTTGCATGTTCCGGCGAAGTAGAGGTTCCGCACGCCAGCAACGTGCGCTTCACCACGGAGATCGGACGCAAGGTCATGGCTGACTCCGCATGGCAAGCCGGTGATGAAGTCGGCATCTACATGGTAGAACATGGTGCCTTGGCCGCCAGTGACACCCGTGCCAATAAAGCGTACAGGGCCGATGCTTCCAGTCCGATTTCCGGCTTCTCCCCTGTCGATGATGCCAATACCTTGACGTGGGATGACTTCGCTGCTGGCGCGGACAGCACGTTCGACTTCATCTCCTACTATCCTTATGTGTCATCCATCTCTGACACCTCGGCTCTGCCCATAGATGTCTATCCGGATTTTGGGGAACAGGATACGGGAAAGGCTGACTTCCTGTGGGGACACACCGACACTGTACAGAACAATACGCCAATGGTACAGCTGAAGCTTGACCACATACTCTCCCACGTGGTTGTCAACATTGCCCCAAGCGACAGCATCGATAAGGCTATCATTACTGAAGATGGCGCCACGCTCACGGCTACGGTCAAAGGCGTCACCACGCACGCTGCGATCAATCTGAATACCGGGACAGTGACTCCTCGTGGTGATGATGCTGCGTCCATTCACATGAAGGATATTTCCGACACCCTCAGCCAAGCTGACCAGAATGCGGGAAAGCGCAGGTTCGAGGCCGTGCTGATACCTATGGCTCACACGCGGGAGTTGCTGGATGCTTTGGAGCTGGAGTTTGTCCTCACTGATGCCAGGGGTAGCAGCACTACATACACATGGACACCGTCTTCCGTAGCGGAGAACAAGGAAACCCTGATTCACTTTGACGCGGGCAAGCAGCATGTCTACAACATGATGCTCACTACCACGACATCCCATGTCGCCGTTGCCGCGATTGACATGGGAATCGTGGCGTGGGATGACTGCGCCCGTGAAAACTGGGAAGATGCCACTTCATACAGCATCTCCTTTGATGCCAACGGAGCCGTGAGCGGAGACGAACCGGAACGGGTAGTCACCTATGAAGGATGCAAAATCACGCTGCCGGGCAGCGGAACACTGGAAAAGAGCGGCTATTTCTTTGCCGGATGGAATACCGAGGCTGATGGCAGCGGAACCCAGTATGCCGCTGGTGATACATTCATGATTCCTGGGCAGGATGTGACACTCTATGCAATCTGGGTGGAGAAGAACCAATACAGCATCTCCTTTGATGCCAGCGGAGCCACGGGAGGCAGTTCGCCGGGACGGATGTATGCTCATGAGGGAAGCCAGCTCACGCTGCCGGGCAATGGAACACTGGAAAAGAGCGGTTATTTCTTTGCCGGATGGAATACTGAGATTGATGGCAGCCGAGATTCATATGCCGCCGGAGACTCCTTCGTGATTCCTGGACAGGATGTGACACTATATGCAATCTGGGTGGAGAACCAATACAGCGTCTCCTTTGATGGCAACGGAGCCACGAGCGGAGACGAACCGGAACGGGTAGTCACCTATAAAGGATGCAAAGTCACACTGCCGACTCCGGGAACATTGGAAAAGGACATCCATTACTTCTACGGATGGAATACCGAGATTGATAGCAGTGGGGATTCATATGTCGCTGGTGAGTCCTTCACCATGCCCGCCGATGATGTGACGTTGTATGCACAGTGGCTGGTGAAGATCAAGGCAGTCTCCGCCGGAGATTATTACACGATAATCTTGAAGATGGACGGCACGCTTTGGGCGACTGGACAGAACACCTATGGTCAACTGGGTGACGGCACTCTGATCAACAGATATACTCCCGTGCAAGTCAAGGCTAGTACCACTCTTAACGACTTCATGACTGATGTCGTGGCTGTCTCCACCGGGGAGCGTCATACGATGATTTTGAAGAAGGACGGCACGCTCTGGGCGACTGGAAAAAACTATTTTGGTCAACTGGGCCTGGGTAGCCAAGAACCCGACAGAAGCACGCCCACACAGGTCACGTTCATGGGGACTGATGTCGCGGCTGTCTCTACCGGACACTCCTATACGATGATTCTGAAGAAGGATGACACGCTCTGGGCGACTGGATTCAACAGCTATGGTCAACTGGGTGACGGTACTACGAGCAACAGAACTTCTCCCGTGCAAGTCAAGGCTAGTACCACTCTTAACGACTTCATGACTGATGTCGCGGCTGTCTCCACCGGAGACGATCACACGATGATTCTGAAGAAGGACGGCACGCTCTGGGCGATTGGACGCAACTATTCTGGGCAATTGGGTGACGACACTCAGACCGACAGAAGCACGCCCGTGCAGGTCACGTCCATGGGGACTGATGTCGCGGCTGTCTCCGCCGGAGGCAATCACACGTTGATCCTGAAGAAGGACGGCACGCTCTGGGTGACTGGATACAACGGATTTGGTCAACTGGGTGACAGCACTACGGATAACAGAAACATGCCTGTGCAGGTCAAGGGTTCTGGTGGAGTCGGGTTCATGACTGATGTCAAGGCTGCCTCCGCCGGAATGTATCACACGATGATCCTGAAGAAGGACGGCACGCTCTGGGCGACTGGAGGCAACGAATTTGGTCAGCTGGGCCTGGGTGACAGCGGTTCGGAAACTTCCAGAAGCATACCCGTGCAGATTACCTCCATGGGTAATGATGTTGCAGATGTCTCCACCGGAAGGTTCCATACGATGATTTTGAAAAAGGACGGCACGCTCTGGGCGACAGGACGGAACAATTTTGCTCAACTGGGTAACGGCGGCGATACCTCCGTAAGAACAACGCCTGTACAGATTATTTTTTAA
- a CDS encoding fimbrillin family protein, which produces MRKNSIVLVSILMVLFVFASCSGNLCVSHADDVRFTTEIGRKAAADSGWSIGDEVGIYMVKASEDVATVATTDRDNVKYVADTADINFSAFSPVDASNPLKWDDISTPAITYFDFIAYYPYVSSIADTTALPIHVYPGSEEQDTGEADFLWGKKAGVQNNTSTVSLTLSHALSRLVVNVGPSTTVDKDAITGGTLVATVTGMNTQATIDLDSGDVAPVVPSDIDVVMKDISSTLTDAERTAGKRRYEAVLIPTDNTTALSSLGLRFTLGGETYEWAASSVASSDEYRIVLESGKTHVYNMTLNTNTNEVAVAEILIGIVDWNTGSEVNGAAEKAYSLTFGDNGATRGSAPGRMYAHVGSLVTLPTPGTLEKDSHYFYGWNTLPDGNGSHYAASESFTMPADDVTLYAQWLVKGIKSVSAGYYHTMILKTDGTLWATGENKAGQLGVGDNTDRSTPVQVSSMGSDVAAVSAGEKHTMILKKDGTLWATGENKYGQLGLGDSDSGIDKSTPMQVSSMGSDVAAVSTGASHTMILKKNGTLWATGQNNDGQLGLGDSSSGTDRSTPVQVLAMGSDVEAVSAGSYHTMILKKDGTLWATGRNYDGQLGDGTTTSRTTPVQVKASPTFGDFMTNVKAVSAGGFHTMILKKDGTLWVTGRNQYGQLGDGTSGITNNKSTPVQVRDSSGVGFMTDVVAVSAGLHYTIILKKDGTLWATGRNNFGQLGVGNKTDRKTPVKVAFMGTDVAAVSAGYNHTLIQKKDGSLWATGFNTNGQLGVSDNTNRSTPEQVVF; this is translated from the coding sequence GTGAGAAAGAACAGTATTGTGCTTGTAAGCATCCTCATGGTGCTTTTCGTCTTTGCTTCATGCAGCGGCAACCTATGTGTTTCACACGCCGACGACGTGCGCTTCACCACGGAGATAGGACGCAAGGCCGCCGCTGACTCCGGCTGGAGTATCGGGGATGAAGTCGGCATCTACATGGTTAAGGCCAGTGAGGACGTGGCTACTGTCGCCACGACCGACCGTGACAATGTGAAGTATGTGGCGGATACGGCGGACATCAACTTCTCCGCCTTCTCCCCTGTTGACGCCTCCAACCCCTTGAAATGGGATGACATCTCCACCCCTGCCATCACATACTTTGATTTCATCGCCTATTATCCTTACGTGTCTTCCATCGCTGATACCACGGCTCTGCCCATACATGTCTATCCGGGTTCCGAGGAACAGGATACCGGAGAGGCTGACTTCCTGTGGGGGAAGAAGGCTGGTGTCCAGAACAATACCTCTACGGTCAGCCTGACGCTCAGTCATGCCCTCTCCCGTCTTGTTGTCAACGTTGGGCCAAGTACCACCGTTGATAAGGATGCCATCACGGGCGGTACGCTTGTCGCCACGGTCACGGGCATGAACACGCAGGCAACAATCGACCTGGACAGCGGAGATGTGGCTCCTGTCGTCCCCAGCGACATTGATGTCGTCATGAAGGACATCTCCAGCACGCTCACGGATGCGGAGAGGACTGCGGGCAAGCGGCGCTATGAGGCCGTGCTGATACCGACGGACAACACTACCGCCCTGTCCTCTCTTGGTCTGCGTTTCACCTTGGGGGGCGAGACATATGAATGGGCTGCTTCCAGCGTAGCGTCCTCCGATGAGTACAGGATTGTCTTGGAGAGCGGCAAGACGCATGTCTACAACATGACGCTCAATACGAATACTAATGAAGTCGCCGTCGCGGAGATTCTCATAGGGATAGTGGACTGGAACACCGGAAGCGAGGTGAACGGGGCAGCGGAAAAGGCATACAGCCTCACCTTTGGGGACAACGGAGCCACGAGAGGCAGTGCGCCGGGACGGATGTATGCTCATGTGGGAAGCCTGGTCACACTGCCGACTCCTGGAACATTGGAAAAGGACAGCCATTACTTCTACGGATGGAATACCCTGCCTGATGGCAACGGAAGCCACTATGCCGCCAGTGAGTCCTTCACCATGCCCGCCGATGACGTGACGTTGTATGCACAGTGGCTGGTGAAGGGGATCAAGTCAGTCTCCGCCGGATATTATCACACAATGATTCTGAAGACTGATGGTACTCTCTGGGCGACTGGAGAGAACAAAGCTGGTCAACTGGGAGTCGGTGATAATACCGACAGAAGCACGCCCGTGCAGGTTTCGTCCATGGGTTCTGATGTCGCGGCTGTCTCCGCCGGAGAGAAGCATACGATGATTTTGAAAAAGGACGGCACACTCTGGGCGACTGGAGAGAACAAATATGGTCAACTGGGCCTGGGTGACAGTGATTCGGGAATCGACAAAAGCACGCCCATGCAGGTTTCGTCCATGGGTTCTGATGTCGCGGCTGTCTCTACCGGAGCCTCCCACACGATGATTCTGAAGAAGAACGGGACACTCTGGGCGACTGGACAGAACAATGATGGTCAACTGGGTCTGGGTGACAGCAGTTCGGGAACCGACAGAAGCACGCCTGTGCAGGTTTTGGCCATGGGTTCTGATGTCGAGGCTGTCTCCGCCGGAAGTTATCACACGATGATTTTGAAAAAGGACGGCACGCTCTGGGCGACTGGACGTAACTATGATGGTCAACTGGGTGACGGCACTACGACCAGCAGAACGACTCCCGTGCAAGTCAAGGCCAGTCCCACTTTTGGCGACTTCATGACTAATGTCAAGGCCGTCTCCGCCGGAGGCTTCCACACGATGATTTTGAAGAAGGACGGCACGCTCTGGGTGACTGGACGGAATCAATATGGTCAACTGGGTGACGGCACTTCGGGTATAACGAACAACAAAAGCACGCCCGTGCAGGTCAGAGATTCTAGTGGTGTCGGGTTCATGACTGATGTCGTGGCCGTCTCTGCCGGACTGCATTACACGATAATCCTGAAGAAGGACGGTACGCTCTGGGCGACTGGACGGAACAATTTTGGTCAACTGGGTGTCGGCAATAAGACCGACAGAAAGACTCCCGTGAAGGTCGCATTCATGGGGACTGATGTTGCGGCTGTCTCCGCTGGATACAATCACACGTTGATCCAGAAGAAGGACGGATCGCTCTGGGCGACTGGATTTAATACTAACGGCCAACTGGGTGTCAGTGATAATACCAACAGAAGCACGCCCGAACAGGTAGTTTTCTGA